A window of Phragmites australis chromosome 2, lpPhrAust1.1, whole genome shotgun sequence genomic DNA:
CATCTCTGGTCTTTTGGTACATCCGTCTGTATATGGTTGCTCCTTCTAACTCAGCATGGATTTCTCTTTCTGTCCGTATCCCCATTGGGTTGTCCAGAAGCCATCCTTCATTGTCACACTGAAGATCTTTATCAACACAATCAACATGCTCAAAAATATTGGAGTATCCATCAAACCTTTCTCTCATGTCTGTGGCTACTTCAAGTACATCCGATTGTATAAGAACCTGATAAGTCAAACACAATGAGATGTCAACTTGCAAAAGAACATGTTGGCAACCATGATAGATAGATGAGAGATTGCAAATGTAAAAATTTAAATGAAGGACACCAAACACTGGCCTTCGTTAAAAATAACAAATAGTTTTGCATTAGCTTATCTCGATTTTTCATTAGTTCCAAGGAATGCATAGAGCATGTAGAATTACTATGAGTGGAGCAATGATAATTATTACGATGATGCCAGCAAGCAAACCAACCCTATGATGGTTCATGCCTTAAAAATCTGCACCACAAAGCTCAAACAATAATAATTGAGTTGATAACATATCTTAGTCATATCTTAGTATCTCATATATATGACTTTGAAATTAAATCATGACTGGTAGTGTGTGCAATGTTTGTGAGAAGAATTTTTTCATCATGGACCTACTTTGTAACGATAGATGTTCAAGCCTATAACATAACTCTTTAGTACCTTTTCCATTTGGGAACATTACAATGGATTCTTTAATTGCATCTTTTTTTCATTGGGCAGTCAACAACACACCAACTGTAGCTTCACACCTAACCGAATCCACTCTTGTACAACTTGAACTAACACAATTGTTATTATCTTTGTTATTATCTAGATTAAAGGGGGTCCATCATCAGAAAAGAAATACCCTGATTGTAATGCAATTTGTTACTTTAACAGCAAAGCTTTCATGGAAAAATGTGTACCAGAGTTGCCATACCCGTCCACCTAAAGAGAGGTTCTTTGTGATTGAATCTGCCAATGATGGTTGTAGAACTCTTCTCTTGTGATGTCTCTTCTTAAAGTGAGGATCAGGACACTACAACATCAGCAGACAGAGTGATAGACATCTCAAATCTCAGTTCCATGAAATCAAGGAAACAAAGAGCTGAACCAGCATATTCATCTTCCCGAATAACCAAAAAGACTGATACTACACACAGCTATACTCACCAGTATGGAAACAAGTGATAGGGGACCAGGGTATGATGACACGATTTGCTCGAAAGACACCGTTGCATTTGCAAACATAAAATAGCTGTGCCAAGAGAATAATTTTAAGCGGTGTTGCGTTAATGCACTAATAAGAAAGACAGAACACTATTTATGCCACAGATGTAAGGAAACTTACACATTCCTAAGCCCCAATTCATTCACCCAAAATTGTGTCCGCTCCACCAACTACACAAATTAGAAGCACAGAACATCACCACACTACAAAATTCAACAATGCATCATCCATTCCAAAATCAAACACGCTTAAAGCTTAGAACAACGAAAACCTTTTGCCTGATTTCCAGCCCGAGGTAGTTCCGCCTCTCCCCGGAGTTCTTGGCAAGCCAAATCAAGAACCTCCCACTCCCTGTGCACCAACATTCCCTAAGACCAGCACTCCAAGCAATACACTATCACTATGGAAAAAGGGAAAGGAGGAGATTGCACACCGCAGCCGATGTCAACCATGAGGGGCAGCATGGGATCCTCGAACACCTCCTTCCACTCCGGTGGCTCTGTGGGCTCCTGCACACCGCACAACAGGACACAGATTAAAGAAATGAAGGAGACGAGAGCCTGTGCTCGCGTTGCATTCTTGGAATGTTCGAATTGGGAACTTGGGCGCATACGGAGAAGGATGAACTGAGCGGGTTCACGTGCTGCCGGATGCGCAGGTGCTGACCCCTCTGCGTACAAAGAaggatgagtggtgagaatgtGAGATTGTTACAGCACTGgggggagaggaaggaggggggggggggggggagcacggACGTTTGGGTAGAGGGGCCGGAGGTTGAGGTCGGCGAATTCCCTGTCCACCGCGTCGGGGCTCTGCGCGGCAGAGCATCGGACCGGGGGCGGGGAGTGGCGGCGGGCGGAGGGTAGGCGGACGAAGCGGCAGCACAGAGTGGCTGCGGCCGTCCAAGCCATGCTGGGCTCGGTTCCTGCTGGTGCtgcggccgccgcgccgcctgTTGGAGTTCGACCCCGGTTTCAGAGGTGGAGGGGTTTATCTGTATTGTACAGTAGTAATAAAAAACACGTGGTTCCACAAGCGAGTGAAATAAAAATCGTTCCTGGAAATCATCACGAGAAAAACAAAGTGATACGTAATTCAATTGTGGGTCCTAGTTCATGGAGATGATGCAATGCTAACAACTGTAGGAGGAAAACAAATCTAGGGTGGTAATTATATGAAATTTCACATTGTAAGTTCTCTAATAAAACATCAATTCCTAGGCTCCTCACGTATCCTGTCATATGGATGAGATTGGATATAAAAAAGGCCTCAAATTTTCCTCTTACACAATTGTATGTCTTCTTCACGTTCATGAGATTGGGCATAAAAATGTTCTCAAAGGTTTCTCTTACACCAATGTATGCCTTCTTCGCTCGTCATCTACCTCAGGAGCGCACTCTCTCCCCCTTTCCAGCTCTCTCTTTCACACACAGTTAGCTTGTGTTAGGCCTTTTGAACACATAAGCTACGTAACAATCATGTaatgatttttaataaaatataacaAATCTATGAGTAATAATATTGCATTTAAAACGGGACCTTCCTTCGGGACCCTCTTAAAAAGGAGTATCCCCTAGCAAATTTAAAGAAACTAtattgtttcaaaaaaaaaatttatgtgcTTTACTTCGGATCTAGTATCACATAAGAAACTTGGCATCCATAATGGAAAAGACTTCCACAATAGTGTGTTCCGGTGCCACCACGCCAGCCCAATTTAGGTTCGGTGTTGGTCCATTCTCCTGGCCTActagggggaggggggggggcttcaACTTTGGCGCTCGCTTCGCTGGCACGGGCCACTAATGTGTGGCAAGCCTCCTACTACAAAAGCTACGCTGAGGTTTGAAGGGAAAGAGGATATCGAGAAGGCCAAAAAGCTCTACTGTTTCCATTGCAAGACAAAAGGACACTAATCAGAGAACTATGAAGCGGTGTTGTATTGCGTCATCTAAAACAAGCACAACACCCACTTGTCGACCAAGTGCCCTCTACTCGCCTCCCCAAGCCTAACGCTATGCCTTTTGGATTCGGTGGAAATAAGCTAGGTTTCTTTTGAGTCCCCAATTCTTACCACAAAGGTGTTGATCCCCAGGTGTCGCCCACGGCCTTGGTCATGGTCACGGGAGGACACCTGTCGGCCAAGGTAATAAATAATGAACTCTGACGTATACTCCGCCCGAGTGGAAATTGGAGGCTATTTCGAAAGGGGCGAATATATATCTTGTTGCTTTTCCAAACAAGAACGAGCTTAGCAATATAGTAGATTTGGAATTTCGGCTAAAATCTCACATGGCCATCATTTCTATTAGAGAGTGGTTGCCTTCCAACGAGCCATATCTTAATTTTCACCTACAGACAGTTTGGATGAACGTTACGGGAATCCCATACGCTTACAAGCACTATTTAGCCATATGGGCTCTGGAAACTGTTCTTGGCGCCATGTTGGATGTTGAGGTATCAGGGAATAGTGTGCCTACAGGTGGATCTAATAAATGCGAATTTATTGCCCCTAAAAATAGCTATCGTCTTTGTTCGTGCAGGTCATGAAGTTACTTTCTCCCTCGAGGATTTGAGCTTTGTCCTGGATGATGGTCCTTTTCTCTCGCCGATGGATGGGAATTTTAATGGGGATGAAGACAACTTGTTAGACAAGGAACATGAGGGACCAGAtgaccaaacaaaaaagaaatcaaaaaaTGTTTCATCTAACTCTAATGGCAAAAAGCAAGCTTCTTATGATATATAGGTGGACATTAACACCCTACCATGCTCGCCGTCCATCTCGAGTGCGCAACATCTCATCGCAGTGACCCCGTTCAATCCGCAGTGGTCTCCTACCGCGAGAGCAGTAGCTCCTCATTCGGTGGGTGTTGCAGTGGCGTCGGCTGCGAACAACATCAAGGGAAGTGGGGGTAGCACCTCTGACTCAGAATAAGTGGACGAGGCATCAGGTAGGGTGCAACCCCATCAGTCTCACATATGCTAGCCCCCAACCTCTGCATCCAGAGTCGCCTAAGGGTCGGCACCCTCACAATGCTCCTGGGGCGTCCCCAATCAAGGTCGTCCGACCTCCTCAGGTTGACTTCACCGATAGCAGAAAAGGTTGCCTCAAGTTCTCCCTGCTTATGTCGGCTTCAAGACCTACTCCTGTTGGACGCCAAGAGCACTAGCAAGGCACTTCACTATTGAGGTCGTTGCCAAGCCAGGGTGCTCGACGGCCTAGCCGGGCGGTGCCTACTCTCCCATCGCCAAGCCAACGAGTCTCCCGCAGACCTTTATTGCGGCTTTGACTGAGGGGTCGGCAGCAACCAACAACTCTCAGGCCGACAGCTCTGGTATCACATAAGAAACTTAGCATCAATTATGGAAAAGACTTCACAACAGTACGTCATTGGTGTGTCCTCACTCTCATCACTCCTCTGTTCAGTAGAAACTTTACTCTGACTCCTCTGGTGCTACGCTGTGGCCACGGCGCTTCCTGTTGGAGTTATCCCCAGTTAGGATGGGAATGAGAGGAAGAGgggtttatcttgtgtttttTGTTCCTTCAGTAATCAAATATATGCAAAAGTATTAGAATTTACAAAAGATAACGTAAGTTGATTTGtcactaaaaatattttgagatcattaaatttttaataatatcTACTAACAGTTTAAAAAAGGTGATCAAATGGGTGTATTAGAGACCATGTTAATGCCCAACACAACAGGTAAAAGAGAACCGAGGAAGTAGTTATTTGTCAATTTAATtgttaaaaaagagagaaaattggAATGCAAGATCTAACAGTTCGTATTTATGTCTCTTATCCAATTTCATTTTCTATTTTGCGTACTTTGAATTATACAACAAGCAGGGCCGGCTCTGAGATTTCAGTGGCCCAGAACGAAACTAAAAGCGAGACCTCGTTAaacataaatattgaaatatttatatattaattacaaagataatattCTGGGTAGAGTCCACGAGCATTTATGATAAGCTTGAACAACTTGGAATGCATCCGTTACGGTAAGCTGGaacaaaattattgtaaatactGAACAAAATTATGAGGGATCAGAGTACATGCACGTATGCTTGCGTTAATGCAtgctagctaggtagagatactTATATGCCTATGTACAACTTGCTCCGTGCAGCTCTAGTTACTCATCGGTACATGCAGCAGTTAGCTTGCAACCATAA
This region includes:
- the LOC133903693 gene encoding uncharacterized protein LOC133903693; amino-acid sequence: MAWTAAATLCCRFVRLPSARRHSPPPVRCSAAQSPDAVDREFADLNLRPLYPNRGQHLRIRQHVNPLSSSFSEPTEPPEWKEVFEDPMLPLMVDIGCGSGRFLIWLAKNSGERRNYLGLEIRQKLVERTQFWVNELGLRNVYFMFANATVSFEQIVSSYPGPLSLVSILCPDPHFKKRHHKRRVLQPSLADSITKNLSLGGRVLIQSDVLEVATDMRERFDGYSNIFEHVDCVDKDLQCDNEGWLLDNPMGIRTEREIHAELEGATIYRRMYQKTRDAFH